In Arthrobacter citreus, a genomic segment contains:
- a CDS encoding SDR family oxidoreductase translates to MTLQLSNPGRVLVTGGGSGLGAAVVQAVTAAGGTAVVLDRNISSVSAAKAIEVDVADRESVEAAVREAAESLGGLDAVVTAAGIDRCGRLEDVAAEEWEKVIGVNLLGTVSVVRAALPYLLESHGRAVTVASSLGIKAVSDATAYCASKFGVIGFSRALAAETRGRMGVTTMIPSGMKTHFFDDRTEQYKPQDDSRLNDPMRVAEAILFALHQPRGCEIREMVICHEEEDSWP, encoded by the coding sequence ATGACTCTGCAACTCTCCAACCCCGGCCGGGTTCTCGTGACCGGCGGCGGCTCCGGCCTGGGCGCCGCCGTGGTCCAGGCAGTCACCGCCGCCGGCGGAACCGCCGTCGTGCTGGACCGGAACATCAGCTCCGTCAGCGCGGCCAAAGCCATTGAAGTGGACGTGGCGGACCGGGAGTCCGTTGAAGCGGCCGTCCGGGAGGCCGCCGAATCCCTGGGCGGCCTGGACGCAGTGGTGACCGCGGCGGGGATTGACCGCTGCGGCCGGCTGGAGGACGTGGCCGCCGAGGAATGGGAAAAGGTGATTGGAGTGAACCTGCTCGGCACCGTTTCCGTGGTCCGCGCAGCCCTCCCCTACCTGCTCGAGAGCCACGGCCGGGCGGTGACCGTGGCCTCCAGCCTTGGCATCAAAGCCGTCTCCGACGCCACCGCATACTGCGCCTCGAAGTTCGGCGTGATCGGTTTCAGCCGTGCCCTCGCCGCCGAGACCCGCGGCCGCATGGGCGTGACCACCATGATCCCGTCCGGAATGAAAACGCACTTTTTCGATGACCGGACCGAGCAGTACAAACCGCAGGACGATTCCCGGCTCAACGACCCGATGCGCGTGGCCGAGGCTATTCTCTTTGCCCTGCACCAGCCACGCGGATGCGAAATCCGGGAAATGGTCATTTGCCACGAGGAGGAGGATTCCTGGCCCTGA
- a CDS encoding PfkB family carbohydrate kinase, whose product MKIVVVGDVLLDTDITGNAQRLSPDAPVPVVDVDSTHRRAGGAGLVARMLARDGIDVALVTVLSDDAAAADLRDSLTGIPVTAGPSGAPTPVKTRIRAGAQAVVRFDEGCSTPPVPAVTAQMLSILSAADAVVVADYGRGLTSNPRLRGALAELAGRVPVIWDPHPAGAEPVPGVAAVTPNLPEALRSAGTGGSTGTGVAGSSTNGGIPAALHAAETLLARWHSRSVVVTLGSLGALVLPAAGLPQVIPAPDVQAGDTCGAGDRFAATLITALARGSGLEPAAGQAVQAAAGFLAAGGVSALQRDEPPVQLHSGSLDALSAARTVRGRGGTVVATGGCFDLLHAGHARTLSAARRLGDCLIVVLNSDSSVRRLKGEQRPIIAQEDRAELLLSLGCVDGVLIFEEDTPEAALERLRPDIWVKGGDYREDQLPEARLIKAWGGETVTVPYHPARSTTALAAALARVG is encoded by the coding sequence GTGAAAATCGTGGTGGTTGGCGACGTACTGCTGGACACCGACATCACCGGAAACGCCCAGCGGCTCTCACCGGACGCTCCCGTTCCGGTGGTGGATGTGGACAGCACCCACAGGCGCGCCGGAGGAGCCGGACTGGTGGCCCGGATGCTTGCCCGTGACGGCATCGACGTGGCACTGGTGACGGTACTGTCCGACGACGCCGCGGCCGCCGATCTGCGTGACTCGCTCACCGGCATTCCCGTCACCGCCGGGCCCTCCGGTGCCCCGACACCGGTTAAGACCCGCATCCGTGCCGGCGCCCAGGCGGTGGTGCGCTTCGATGAGGGGTGCTCGACCCCGCCGGTGCCCGCGGTGACCGCACAGATGCTGTCCATCCTGTCCGCTGCGGACGCGGTGGTGGTCGCGGACTACGGCCGGGGACTGACCTCGAATCCCCGGCTGCGCGGTGCCCTCGCGGAGCTGGCCGGGCGGGTGCCGGTGATCTGGGATCCGCATCCGGCCGGGGCGGAGCCGGTGCCCGGCGTTGCAGCCGTGACCCCGAACCTGCCCGAAGCACTGCGCAGTGCCGGCACCGGCGGCAGCACTGGAACCGGCGTGGCCGGGAGCAGCACCAACGGCGGAATTCCGGCAGCCCTGCACGCCGCCGAAACGCTGCTGGCCCGCTGGCACAGCCGGTCAGTGGTGGTAACACTGGGCTCGCTGGGAGCACTCGTGCTTCCAGCCGCCGGCCTGCCCCAGGTGATTCCAGCCCCGGACGTGCAGGCCGGAGACACTTGCGGCGCCGGTGACCGGTTCGCCGCGACGCTGATTACGGCCCTGGCCCGCGGCTCCGGCCTGGAACCGGCCGCCGGACAGGCGGTGCAGGCGGCCGCAGGATTCCTCGCCGCCGGCGGAGTTTCAGCCCTGCAGCGGGATGAGCCGCCGGTCCAGCTGCACAGCGGCAGCCTGGATGCGCTGTCCGCCGCCCGGACGGTGCGCGGGCGCGGCGGAACGGTGGTTGCCACCGGTGGCTGCTTTGACCTGCTGCATGCCGGACATGCCCGGACCCTGTCCGCGGCACGGCGCCTGGGCGACTGCCTGATCGTGGTCCTGAACTCCGACAGCTCGGTCCGCAGGCTCAAGGGCGAACAGCGCCCCATCATCGCCCAGGAGGACCGGGCCGAGCTGCTGCTGTCCCTGGGCTGTGTGGACGGAGTCCTGATTTTTGAGGAGGACACCCCGGAAGCGGCGCTGGAACGGCTGCGGCCGGACATCTGGGTCAAGGGCGGCGACTACCGCGAAGACCAGCTGCCCGAAGCCCGGCTCATCAAAGCCTGGGGCGGAGAAACGGTGACTGTCCCCTACCATCCAGCACGCTCCACCACCGCGCTGGCAGCGGCCCTGGCGAGGGTGGGCTAG
- a CDS encoding D-sedoheptulose-7-phosphate isomerase, whose translation MKPKIPDTAAAGILVADTRQPARPSAHESAHLAVLQHLADLRPAVASVEAQAPRLTRWGVELAVRLLAGQRLLAAGNGGSAAEAQHLTAELVGRFDGERRPFSAIALHAETSAVTAIANDYGFDQLYARQVLGHGRPGDVLILLSTSGRSPNLLRAAEAARTAGITTWALTGRGPNPLSDACDDAVSIDARSANAQEAHLIALHALCRAFDAEVFRRGGKEQP comes from the coding sequence GTGAAGCCTAAGATCCCGGACACCGCGGCGGCCGGCATCCTGGTGGCTGACACCCGGCAGCCGGCCCGCCCCTCGGCTCACGAAAGCGCTCACCTGGCTGTCCTGCAGCACCTGGCCGATCTGCGTCCGGCGGTTGCCTCCGTCGAAGCGCAGGCCCCCCGGCTCACCCGGTGGGGTGTGGAACTCGCCGTCCGTCTCCTAGCCGGGCAGCGCCTGCTGGCCGCCGGCAACGGCGGATCCGCAGCGGAGGCCCAGCACCTGACGGCGGAACTGGTTGGAAGGTTCGACGGCGAGCGGAGGCCGTTTTCGGCCATTGCTTTGCATGCGGAGACGTCAGCGGTGACGGCCATCGCCAATGACTACGGCTTCGATCAGCTCTACGCCCGGCAGGTGCTGGGCCATGGTCGTCCCGGTGATGTGCTGATCCTGCTGTCCACCAGCGGCAGGAGCCCCAACCTGCTGCGCGCCGCCGAGGCCGCCCGAACCGCCGGCATCACGACGTGGGCACTGACCGGCCGCGGACCGAATCCCCTCAGCGATGCCTGCGACGACGCCGTCAGCATCGATGCGCGGTCCGCGAACGCCCAGGAAGCGCATTTGATTGCCCTGCATGCCCTGTGCCGGGCCTTTGACGCCGAGGTGTTCCGCCGCGGCGGAAAGGAGCAGCCGTGA
- a CDS encoding glycosyltransferase → MKISMVSEHASPLAALGGVDAGGQNVHVAALSVALARRGHSVRVYTRRDDPGLPGVVPVCEGLDVVHVDAGPARALPKDLLLPYMRELAEGISADWGAAPPDVVHAHFWMSGVAALEAARRVEAPGYPVPVLQTFHALGTVKKRHQGTEDTSPPQRTWLEPSVGRTADRVIATCSDEVFELKAMGVPGGRISVAPCGVDLELFGAGGPAEPKGRRFRIAAVGRLVPRKGVDLAVQALALLAEKGLNDVELLIVGGATDSAGMASDPEAQRLLALARILGVADRVVLRGQVPREQMPAVLRSADAVVCAPWYEPFGIVPLEAMACGVPVVASAVGGLIDTVVHGKTGLHVPPRDPRALAAALAELLRSPEYAHRLGAAGRQRARARYSWDRVAADTEKAYQVAIDSTSAVRQGSLQPLGGKAL, encoded by the coding sequence GTGAAAATATCAATGGTGTCCGAACACGCCAGTCCGCTGGCCGCACTGGGCGGCGTGGATGCAGGCGGCCAGAACGTCCACGTGGCCGCACTCTCAGTGGCGCTGGCACGGCGGGGGCATTCCGTGCGGGTCTACACCCGCCGCGACGACCCGGGCCTGCCCGGGGTGGTTCCGGTGTGCGAGGGACTGGATGTGGTCCATGTGGACGCCGGACCGGCCCGTGCCCTGCCCAAGGATCTTCTGCTGCCGTACATGCGGGAACTGGCCGAGGGCATTTCCGCTGATTGGGGCGCCGCTCCGCCGGACGTGGTGCACGCCCATTTTTGGATGTCCGGAGTCGCGGCGCTGGAAGCCGCCCGGCGGGTCGAAGCCCCGGGGTATCCCGTCCCGGTGCTGCAGACCTTCCATGCCCTGGGCACCGTGAAAAAACGCCATCAGGGGACCGAGGACACCAGTCCCCCGCAGCGCACCTGGCTGGAACCGTCAGTGGGCCGCACGGCGGACCGGGTCATCGCCACCTGCTCGGACGAGGTGTTTGAGCTCAAGGCCATGGGCGTGCCGGGGGGCCGGATTTCAGTGGCCCCCTGCGGTGTGGACCTGGAGCTTTTCGGAGCCGGCGGACCGGCCGAGCCGAAGGGGCGGCGCTTCCGGATTGCCGCCGTCGGCCGCCTTGTGCCGCGCAAGGGTGTGGATTTGGCGGTCCAGGCACTGGCGCTGCTGGCGGAAAAGGGCCTGAACGACGTCGAACTGCTGATTGTGGGCGGCGCCACCGACTCCGCCGGCATGGCGTCCGATCCGGAAGCCCAGCGGCTGTTGGCGCTGGCCCGCATCCTGGGCGTGGCGGACCGCGTGGTGCTGCGCGGACAGGTCCCGCGCGAACAGATGCCTGCGGTGCTCCGCAGCGCCGACGCCGTGGTGTGCGCGCCCTGGTACGAGCCGTTCGGCATTGTCCCGCTGGAGGCCATGGCCTGCGGCGTTCCGGTGGTGGCGTCAGCCGTCGGCGGGCTGATTGACACCGTCGTTCATGGAAAAACGGGGCTGCACGTGCCGCCGCGAGACCCCCGGGCGCTGGCCGCAGCCCTGGCTGAACTGCTGCGCAGCCCGGAGTACGCCCACCGCTTGGGTGCGGCCGGCCGGCAGCGGGCCCGGGCGCGATACTCCTGGGACAGGGTGGCCGCAGACACCGAAAAGGCCTACCAGGTGGCCATCGACAGTACGTCGGCCGTCCGGCAGGGCAGCCTCCAGCCGTTGGGAGGGAAAGCACTGTGA
- a CDS encoding glycosyltransferase, with product MRILLWHVHGGWMEAFVRGQHEYILPATDDGGPWGLGRGGRTWPASAIECAPGKLRDAGIDAVVLQRPEEIAACERLLGRRPGRDLPAVYLEHNTPRDGVPASVHPLADQSSIPIVHVTHFNELFWDSGRAPVRVIEHGIPDPGYRYTGEREHLGVVINEPVRRWRVTGTDLLPRFARAGRLEVFGMGTGELAAATGLGGDELTVRGDLPAQELHSELSGCRAYVHPMRWTSLGLSLLEAMHLGLPVLALAATEAVRAVPPEAGRISADVADLVKTAAELLADPGEARARGMAAREFALEHYGLAAFLAAWDNTLSDITTRGGSTLPVLSDPVATGELPLQRRTELSGAAGGGMQ from the coding sequence ATGAGGATCCTGCTTTGGCATGTGCACGGCGGCTGGATGGAAGCATTCGTCCGCGGACAGCACGAGTACATCCTGCCGGCCACGGACGACGGCGGTCCGTGGGGACTGGGCAGGGGTGGACGGACATGGCCTGCCTCGGCCATTGAATGCGCGCCCGGGAAGCTGCGCGATGCCGGGATCGACGCCGTCGTGCTCCAGCGCCCGGAGGAAATCGCGGCCTGCGAGCGCCTGCTGGGCCGGCGCCCCGGCAGGGACCTGCCCGCCGTGTACCTGGAACACAACACTCCCCGCGACGGCGTGCCGGCCTCCGTCCACCCGCTGGCGGACCAAAGCAGCATCCCCATTGTTCACGTGACCCACTTCAACGAGCTGTTCTGGGACAGCGGACGTGCCCCCGTGCGGGTCATCGAGCACGGCATTCCGGACCCGGGCTACCGGTATACCGGCGAGAGGGAGCATCTGGGCGTGGTGATCAATGAACCCGTGCGTCGCTGGCGGGTCACCGGCACCGACCTTTTGCCCCGCTTTGCCCGCGCCGGCCGGCTGGAAGTGTTCGGAATGGGGACCGGGGAGCTGGCCGCCGCCACCGGCCTGGGCGGCGATGAGCTGACGGTCCGCGGAGACCTGCCGGCGCAGGAGCTGCACTCGGAACTGAGCGGATGCCGCGCATATGTCCACCCCATGCGCTGGACATCCCTGGGGTTGTCCCTGCTCGAAGCGATGCACCTGGGACTCCCGGTCCTGGCGCTGGCCGCCACCGAGGCCGTCCGGGCTGTTCCGCCGGAAGCCGGGCGGATCTCGGCGGATGTTGCGGATTTGGTGAAGACGGCCGCCGAGCTGCTCGCCGACCCGGGCGAAGCACGGGCGCGGGGCATGGCCGCCCGGGAGTTCGCGCTGGAGCACTACGGGCTGGCGGCTTTCCTGGCGGCGTGGGACAACACGCTGTCCGACATCACCACCCGGGGCGGCAGCACGCTCCCCGTGCTGAGCGACCCGGTGGCCACCGGGGAACTGCCGCTGCAGCGGCGAACGGAACTGTCAGGAGCTGCCGGAGGGGGAATGCAGTGA
- a CDS encoding glycosyltransferase family 9 protein: MTRGVLVARLDSAGDVLLAGPAVRAVAGGGQTRVILLCGPRGADAGRLLPGADSVITWNAPWISDPAPPVAEASLDSLEQDIRGAGIEEAVILTSFHQSPLPLAMVLRLAGVSRITGASVDYAGSLLDVRLRPGEDFPEDQPEAERALQIAAAAGYRLPADDDKRLRLRGTGDVRHLVGEGPYVVVHPGAAVPARAWPALHHAAAVELLTAAGYRVVVTGGPGETRLTATVAGVAGLDLGGRTDLSTLAGVLAGASAVVVGNTGPAHLAAAVGTPVVSLFAPVVPAVRWAPHRVPLELLGDQNAPCRLSRARDCPVPGHPCLSGVTPEQVVEAVHRLTTGVTSLGTRRETRTA, translated from the coding sequence GTGACACGCGGCGTCCTGGTGGCCCGGCTGGACAGTGCCGGAGATGTCCTGCTGGCAGGTCCGGCCGTGCGCGCCGTTGCCGGAGGGGGGCAAACCCGCGTCATCCTGCTCTGCGGGCCCCGGGGCGCCGACGCCGGCCGCCTCCTGCCCGGCGCGGACAGCGTCATCACCTGGAACGCACCCTGGATCAGCGATCCGGCACCACCGGTTGCCGAAGCCTCACTCGACAGCCTGGAACAGGACATCCGCGGCGCGGGGATCGAGGAAGCGGTGATCCTGACCTCCTTCCACCAGTCCCCGCTGCCCCTCGCCATGGTGCTGCGCCTGGCCGGCGTATCCCGGATCACCGGTGCCTCGGTGGACTATGCCGGTTCCCTCCTGGATGTCCGGCTACGGCCCGGCGAGGACTTTCCCGAGGACCAGCCCGAAGCCGAGCGGGCCCTGCAGATCGCCGCGGCGGCCGGCTACCGCCTCCCCGCCGACGACGACAAACGCCTGCGCCTGCGCGGCACCGGCGACGTCCGGCACCTGGTGGGTGAAGGCCCCTATGTAGTGGTCCATCCCGGGGCCGCGGTTCCCGCCCGTGCCTGGCCGGCGCTGCACCACGCCGCCGCGGTGGAGCTGCTGACCGCGGCCGGATACCGGGTTGTAGTCACCGGCGGGCCCGGAGAAACCAGGCTCACGGCCACGGTGGCGGGCGTGGCCGGCCTGGACCTGGGCGGACGCACCGACCTGAGCACTCTGGCCGGCGTCCTTGCGGGAGCCTCGGCCGTAGTCGTCGGCAACACTGGACCGGCTCATCTGGCGGCGGCGGTCGGAACTCCCGTGGTGAGCCTTTTCGCCCCCGTGGTTCCGGCCGTGCGGTGGGCGCCGCACCGGGTTCCCCTGGAACTGCTGGGCGACCAGAACGCCCCCTGCCGGCTCAGCCGCGCCCGCGACTGCCCTGTGCCCGGGCACCCCTGCCTGTCCGGCGTGACGCCGGAACAGGTGGTGGAAGCCGTGCATCGCTTGACCACCGGCGTGACTTCCCTGGGAACGCGCAGAGAAACGAGGACTGCATGA
- a CDS encoding HAD family hydrolase has protein sequence MGPWKMDVPRAVLFDRDGTLVRDVPYNGNPALVDPFPQAAAVLRKLRRRGIRTGVITNQSGVARGLLTTSQVTAVNSRIQHLLGRFDVWEICPHGPGDGCACRKPQPGMIHSACARLGLQPAEVAVIGDIGADMAAAEAAGARAVLVPTPVTRPEETAAAPLVARDLAGAVALLLDRP, from the coding sequence ATGGGACCTTGGAAAATGGACGTGCCGCGCGCGGTGCTCTTCGACCGTGACGGAACGCTGGTCCGTGATGTCCCCTACAACGGCAACCCAGCCCTCGTTGATCCCTTTCCGCAGGCGGCCGCCGTCCTGCGGAAGCTGCGCCGGCGCGGCATTCGGACCGGCGTCATCACCAACCAGTCCGGGGTTGCGCGCGGCCTGCTCACAACGTCCCAGGTGACCGCCGTCAACTCCCGGATACAACACCTCTTGGGCCGCTTCGACGTATGGGAAATATGCCCGCACGGCCCCGGGGACGGATGCGCCTGCCGCAAACCGCAGCCGGGTATGATTCACAGCGCCTGCGCCCGGCTGGGACTGCAGCCCGCCGAGGTGGCCGTGATCGGGGACATTGGTGCGGACATGGCCGCGGCGGAAGCCGCGGGTGCCCGCGCCGTCCTGGTCCCCACACCCGTCACCCGCCCCGAGGAGACCGCCGCGGCACCGCTGGTGGCCCGGGACCTGGCCGGCGCCGTCGCACTGCTTTTGGACCGCCCGTGA
- a CDS encoding glycosyltransferase family 9 protein, translating to MEGVGALEQDGGVERDGGGRDRPELLALRALKLGDLLVAVPALRALRRAFPDHRISYAAQEWLLPVVKLVGSVDALLPLHGLDVPIPLEPGRIDVAVNLHGSGPESTGRLEALMPRLLLGHAGPGLAGPQWRDGVHERERWADLMTWHGIPADPLDYLLLPPSSPSPAPDAVVIHVGAAYGSRLWPVERFAAVAAELHRTGRDILFTGSAGERPRALAVADLAGIPSGAVAAGKLGLDEFAAAVAGASLVVSADTGAAHLASAYARPSVVIFGPAPVAEWGPPEGPHIALTDESRRLGDTFAVEPDPALLAVSVEDVLAAAEKLDVL from the coding sequence ATGGAAGGGGTCGGCGCTCTGGAACAGGACGGCGGTGTGGAACGGGACGGCGGGGGCCGGGATCGGCCGGAGCTCCTGGCCCTGAGGGCCCTGAAGCTGGGGGACCTGCTGGTGGCGGTTCCGGCGCTTCGGGCGCTGCGGCGGGCCTTTCCGGACCACCGCATTTCCTATGCGGCACAGGAGTGGCTGCTGCCGGTGGTGAAACTGGTGGGCAGTGTGGACGCGCTTCTGCCGCTGCACGGCCTGGACGTTCCCATTCCGCTGGAACCCGGACGGATTGACGTGGCAGTGAACCTGCACGGCAGCGGTCCGGAGAGCACCGGACGGCTTGAGGCGCTGATGCCGCGGCTCCTCCTCGGACACGCAGGGCCAGGGCTGGCCGGGCCGCAGTGGCGGGACGGCGTCCACGAGCGGGAGCGCTGGGCGGACCTCATGACCTGGCACGGAATCCCCGCCGATCCGCTGGACTATCTCCTGCTGCCTCCCTCCTCGCCCAGCCCGGCGCCGGATGCTGTGGTCATTCATGTGGGTGCTGCCTACGGCAGCAGGCTGTGGCCGGTGGAGCGCTTCGCCGCGGTGGCCGCCGAACTGCACCGGACCGGCCGGGACATACTGTTCACCGGCAGCGCCGGTGAACGCCCCAGGGCACTGGCGGTTGCTGACCTGGCGGGCATCCCCTCCGGTGCAGTTGCCGCCGGGAAGCTGGGACTTGACGAGTTTGCCGCCGCCGTGGCGGGAGCCTCGCTGGTGGTGTCCGCAGATACCGGTGCCGCCCATTTGGCCTCGGCGTATGCACGGCCGTCGGTGGTGATTTTCGGCCCGGCGCCCGTCGCGGAGTGGGGTCCGCCGGAGGGACCGCACATCGCCCTGACGGATGAGAGCCGGCGGCTGGGGGATACGTTCGCGGTGGAACCCGATCCGGCACTGCTGGCCGTTTCGGTGGAGGATGTGCTCGCGGCCGCCGAAAAACTGGATGTTCTCTAG
- a CDS encoding sigma-70 family RNA polymerase sigma factor: MTPPELDSLAHFTKARSARGDLQQALHHELILAHRDLADSVAGAYSGPGRDRADLRQVAYIGLIKAVQRFDPAVGRHFPAFAVPTIHGEIKRYLRDLSWVVRPPREVQDLRTTLAKVYPALTQRLVREPTVPELASELGVDEKTVSEALNCQSSLQPDSLDAPFEGGNLAEFHGSLDNRLEQAENLVILAAAIRTLDDSERDILFRRYFHEEPQHVIGERLGMTQMQVSRRLARILVKLQHEILGRPAKSGAGPEAVSA; encoded by the coding sequence ATGACGCCTCCCGAGCTGGATTCCCTCGCCCATTTCACGAAAGCACGCAGTGCCCGCGGTGATCTGCAACAGGCCCTCCACCATGAACTGATCCTGGCGCACCGGGACCTGGCCGACAGCGTTGCCGGGGCCTACAGCGGTCCGGGGCGCGACCGCGCCGACCTTCGCCAGGTGGCCTACATCGGGCTTATCAAGGCGGTACAGCGGTTTGATCCCGCTGTGGGGCGGCACTTTCCGGCCTTTGCCGTTCCAACCATCCATGGCGAGATCAAGCGCTATCTGCGGGACCTGTCCTGGGTGGTACGGCCGCCGCGGGAGGTGCAGGACCTGCGCACCACCCTTGCCAAGGTCTATCCCGCCCTGACCCAGCGGCTGGTGCGGGAGCCCACGGTGCCGGAACTCGCCAGTGAGCTGGGAGTGGACGAAAAAACGGTATCCGAGGCGCTGAACTGCCAGAGCAGCCTTCAGCCGGACTCCCTGGACGCTCCCTTTGAGGGCGGCAATTTGGCGGAGTTCCACGGAAGCCTCGACAACCGGCTGGAGCAGGCGGAAAACCTGGTGATTCTTGCGGCCGCCATCCGCACGCTCGATGACAGCGAACGGGACATCCTGTTCCGCCGTTACTTTCACGAGGAGCCGCAGCATGTCATCGGTGAGCGGCTGGGGATGACCCAGATGCAGGTGTCGCGCCGACTGGCCAGGATCCTGGTCAAGCTTCAGCACGAGATTCTTGGCCGGCCGGCGAAGTCCGGTGCGGGCCCCGAAGCTGTGAGCGCCTAG
- a CDS encoding CGNR zinc finger domain-containing protein — MAFTHDTEIALQAVAALINTGVAQVDGLLTVGDLDEFLTEQGFSGSRTHTSGELRAVRHLRARLNQLWSADEESLAAGANQLLRNARALPQVVRHDGWDWHLHCTSPAAPLEDRMATEAAMAFADALRGGELDRLGTCAAADCDAVLLDLTRNRSKRYCDTGNCANREHVRSYRNRQADLRRGVSGNK; from the coding sequence ATGGCTTTTACACATGACACGGAGATTGCCCTTCAGGCTGTGGCCGCCTTGATCAACACTGGCGTGGCCCAGGTCGACGGGCTTCTCACAGTCGGCGACCTCGATGAATTCCTGACCGAGCAGGGGTTCAGCGGGTCACGCACCCACACTTCGGGGGAACTGCGGGCAGTGCGCCACCTGCGCGCCCGCTTGAACCAGCTGTGGAGCGCAGATGAGGAAAGTCTTGCGGCCGGAGCCAACCAGCTCCTGCGCAATGCCCGCGCCTTGCCCCAGGTGGTTCGCCATGACGGATGGGACTGGCACCTGCACTGCACCTCGCCGGCGGCTCCACTGGAGGACCGAATGGCCACCGAAGCGGCGATGGCCTTTGCCGACGCCCTCCGCGGCGGGGAGCTTGACCGCTTGGGAACCTGTGCTGCCGCGGATTGCGACGCCGTCCTCCTGGATCTGACGAGGAACCGCTCCAAGCGCTACTGCGACACGGGAAACTGCGCCAATAGGGAGCATGTCCGTTCGTATCGGAACAGACAGGCGGATCTGCGCCGGGGTGTGAGCGGAAACAAGTAA